A section of the Nitrospiria bacterium genome encodes:
- a CDS encoding branched-chain amino acid ABC transporter substrate-binding protein, with translation MKKSLNLLFSLFFLFFSVSSFLGCDKKGGDTIKIGVAGPMTGNQTKQGKDIKNGVELAVSEWNEKGGVLGKKIELMVGDDQQDPKQAAAVAHKMVFSKVVGVVGHYDSSSTMSALEIYHREEIPMITPASTNPQITEKGYTNVFRVVGRDDQQGKVSAEFILTQLKAKKVAILHDKTTYGQGLAEEFQKALGNHVEVVYEGGIIKGDKDFRGVLTTVASKKPEVYFFGGYYTEAGLIARQAKEVGLSVPMLTGDAVIDPVFIDIAGDAAEGTYLTYSADVTKLPSVQEILKKYRERYGEPGPYSIYAYDAAQVLLNGIQRAETTHGFGISQAIHTSSTQGITGNLQFDLKGDLVFTQYIVWVTENGEFKEFWKPGGN, from the coding sequence ATGAAGAAAAGTTTAAATTTATTATTTTCTCTATTTTTCTTGTTCTTTTCGGTTTCTTCCTTTTTGGGATGTGATAAAAAAGGAGGAGATACCATTAAGATTGGAGTAGCCGGTCCCATGACGGGAAATCAAACTAAACAAGGGAAGGATATTAAAAACGGTGTGGAATTGGCCGTTTCCGAATGGAACGAAAAGGGAGGGGTTCTTGGAAAAAAAATTGAACTAATGGTTGGGGATGATCAGCAAGACCCAAAACAAGCTGCAGCCGTAGCCCATAAAATGGTTTTCTCCAAAGTGGTTGGTGTTGTAGGCCATTATGATTCCAGTTCCACCATGTCCGCATTAGAGATTTATCATCGTGAGGAAATTCCGATGATTACCCCCGCCTCCACCAACCCTCAAATTACTGAAAAGGGTTACACCAATGTTTTCCGTGTGGTTGGGCGGGATGACCAGCAGGGTAAGGTTTCCGCCGAATTTATTCTCACCCAACTCAAAGCAAAGAAGGTGGCCATCCTTCACGATAAGACCACCTATGGTCAGGGCTTGGCGGAGGAGTTCCAAAAGGCCTTGGGTAACCATGTGGAAGTGGTTTACGAGGGAGGGATTATTAAGGGAGACAAAGATTTCCGAGGGGTTTTGACTACCGTGGCTTCCAAAAAACCGGAAGTGTATTTTTTTGGGGGGTACTATACGGAAGCAGGCCTTATTGCCAGACAGGCAAAAGAAGTGGGATTATCCGTTCCCATGTTAACGGGAGATGCGGTCATTGACCCGGTTTTCATCGATATTGCGGGTGACGCAGCGGAAGGGACTTATTTGACCTATAGTGCGGATGTAACAAAACTTCCCTCTGTGCAAGAGATTTTGAAAAAGTACCGGGAACGCTATGGTGAACCTGGACCCTATTCCATTTATGCCTATGATGCTGCCCAGGTATTGCTCAATGGAATTCAAAGGGCTGAAACAACCCATGGGTTTGGCATTAGCCAAGCCATTCATACCTCCTCTACCCAAGGGATCACAGGAAATCTTCAGTTTGATCTCAAAGGAGATCTTGTCTTTACTCAATATATTGTTTGGGTCACAGAGAATGGAGAATTTAAAGAGTTCTGGAAACCCGGGGGGAATTAA
- a CDS encoding DUF1499 domain-containing protein: MFWPVINVVKTGKTPEYPDIQPRSFSLSIEKVFQSAVKTVQSLPRWRVVNTDTAQREIRAEATTRIFRFIDDITIQLQENPKGTVVQVRSASRIGKGDLGQNARNIRLFFRTLGEVAENEINFNK, encoded by the coding sequence ATGTTCTGGCCAGTCATTAATGTCGTCAAAACGGGTAAAACCCCTGAATACCCTGACATACAGCCTAGATCTTTTTCCCTTTCCATTGAAAAAGTTTTTCAATCTGCGGTTAAAACTGTTCAATCCCTACCCCGTTGGCGGGTGGTCAATACCGACACGGCTCAAAGAGAAATCCGGGCGGAAGCCACCACACGGATTTTCCGTTTTATCGATGATATAACCATCCAATTACAGGAAAATCCCAAAGGGACCGTAGTCCAAGTCCGTTCTGCCTCCCGGATCGGGAAGGGAGATTTAGGACAAAATGCGAGGAACATCCGTTTATTTTTTCGAACCCTTGGAGAGGTCGCTGAGAATGAGATAAATTTTAATAAATAG